DNA from Sphingomonas psychrotolerans:
CCTCATCATCGGTGATATCCGCATCACTGTCGCCGATCAGCCCCATGGCGGCATCACTTCCGCTGGTTTGCGCTTTGATAGTAACGTAAAATCAATAGGTTATGCTACAGACTTCCATGAAATGACGAGCATCATGCGCGCGCTCTACGCCGACCTCGACGTCTGGGTGGTCGATGCATTGCGCCGCGCGCCGCACCCTACGCATCCGAATCTGGCGCAAGTGCTGGGCTGGGTAGGGGAGTTGCAGCCGCGCCGCGCCGCGCTGGTTCATATGGACCAGTCGATGGATTATATGGGTCTGGCCGCCGAGCTGCCCGCAGGGGTCGAACCAGGCTTTGACGGCCTGGAGATGCTTGCGTGAGCGACTGGGACAGCATGGACCTGATCTATCTGGTGGGCGTGCTGGTGCTCGTCCTCAGCGCGCTTTCGATCCGGAAATTGTCGATCGGCTTCGTGTTGCGCTCGCTGGTCAGCTGGGCGCTGATCATCGTGCTGACCGTGCTCGCGGTGGCGCATCGCCACGAGATCGGCGCGATGTTCGCCGCGGCGTCGGCGAAGCTCGGCATCGACGACCAGCAGGTCGCGGGCGAGACCGTGCGCATCCGCATGGCGCCCGACGGGCATTTCTGGGCGCGCGTGAAGCTCAACGGTGTCGAGCGCCGGATGCTGATCGACAGCGGCGCCACGATCACGGCGATCTCGGATCGCACCGCGGCGGAGTCGGAGATCAAAGCCGGCAGCGGCCTGCCGGTGATGATCGAAACCGCCAACGGCACCGTCGCGGCGCGCCGCGGCCGGATCGAGAAACTGTCGATCGGGCCGCTCGAGACCGAGGATCTCGGCGTGGTGGTATCGCCAAGTTTCGGCGACCTCGACGTGCTCGGCATGAACTTCCTGTCGCGACTGCACAGCTGGCGCGTCGAGAACAACGTGCTGGTGCTGCAGCCCAGAGCCGATGCCGGCGGCCAGGACAGCGACGCGACGACTGCACCGGCAAAATCTCCCGAACCCCGGCGCCCGCGGAGCGAGCAAGACACCTGACCCGATCCACGTCTTGATTTAACATAATGTATATTATCGTTCTAGCGGATTAGCTTGGAGAGCCCCCCTCGCATGACCTCAGCGAATATCGAACGCCTCATCACGATCATGGCGCGGTTGCGCGATCCGAAGACCGGCTGTGAATGGGATACCGTCCAGACCTTCGAGACGATCGCGCCCTATACGATCGAGGAAGCCTATGAAGTCGCCGATGCGTGTCAGCGCGGCGACATGGCCGAGCTCAAGGACGAACTCGGCGACTTGCTCCTCCAGGTGGTGTTCCACAGCCGCATGGCCGAGGAAGCCGGCCATTTCGCGCTCCCCGACGTGATCGCGTCGATCAGCGACAAGATGGAGCGCCGCCACCCGCACATCTTCCTCGGGCAAGCCGAGGGTGGCCATCATCTCTGGGAGCAGATCAAGGCCGCCGAGCGCGGCGCCAAGGGGCATGAGAGCGCCCTCGACGGCGTCGCGCTCGGCCTCCCCGCCTTGCTCCGCGCCGAGAAACTGCAAAAGCGCGCCGCCCGCACCGGCTTCGACTGGCCTGATCCGAGCGGTGCCCGCGCCAAGATCGACGAGGAGCTCGCCGAAGTCGAAGCCGCCGCGACCTTCGAGGCGCGCGAGGAAGAGATTGGCGATTTACTGTTCGCGGTGGTAAATTGGGCGCGCAAGCAGGGCGTCGATCCCGAAGCCGCGCTGCGCGTCGCCAATGCGAAGTTCGAACGCCGCTTCAAGGCGATGGAGGCCGAAGCGGGCGAAACGTTCGCCGGGCTCGATCTCGATGCGAAGGAAGCGCTCTGGCAAACCGCGAAGGCCAACGGCGTCCGATGAAGAACATTCTCTTCGTCTGCAGCCAGAACCGGCTTCGCAGCCCCACCGCGGAGCAGATTTTCGCTGACCATCCGGCGATCGAAGTCAGTTCGGCGGGAACCAATCATGACGCCGAGAACCCGTTGACCGGCGAGTTGGTCGCGTGGGCCGATCTGATCTTCGTGATGGAGCGCGCGCATCGCAACAAGCTGCAGAGGCATTTTCGATCCGCGCTCAACGGCAAGCGAGTCGTGGTCCTCGACATCCCCGATGACTATGCGTTCATGGACCCGCAATTGATCGCATTGCTCAGGGCGCGGATGGCGCGCCATTTGCCCCCCGCCACAGCGGCGATTGCAATGTAGGATTTGGTCTGCTCGACTGACCGGCGTCGACCACAAGCCGCGCGCTCCTTGAATCCGTGAACCCGCCCCCTTTCCGTCATCCCGGCGAACGCCGGGATCTCAGGCGGCAAACGCAACCTCCTTCGCACGAGATCCCGGCGTTCGCCGCATGACGGTGTGCGGGTGTTTCGGGTGGCAAACGCGGAACGCGGGCCCGCAACCGTGTCAACTTCGGCGGTACTTTGTTCCGCGTTTCCTTGAGGGCACGCGCAACAACCGCGCCCCGCGCCGAATCCGCGTTTTGCGTTCCGCGAATTCCGCGTTCAGCCCTGTCGCGTCAGAAACCGCTCATAGTCGCCGGGCGCCATCCGCACTTCGTACAGCGCCTGATCGTCCTCGATCCGCTGCTCGATCACTTCGCCGTGCTGATGAAGCCACGCCGCCCCCGCCCCGTCGCCGGATTGCAGGCTGATCGTAAAGCGCCGATGTCCCACGGTCAGCCGGCTGGCGACTGCGGCGATCAGCGTGTCGACGCCCTCCCCGGTCCATGCCGAGATCGGCATGACGTCCTCGCGCTTGCCGGCATCCTCGAGCAATTGTTCGCGGCGTTCCGCATCGAGCAGGTCGAGCTTGTTCCACGCCTCGAAGCGCGGCGTCGTCTCGGCCACTCCGATCTCGGCGAGCACCTTCTCGACGTCGGCACGCTGCGCCTCGCTGTCGGGATGCGCGACGTCGCGGACATGGATCAGCAGATCGGCCGATACGACTTCCTCGAGCGTCGCTTTGAACGCAGCGACCAGCTGGGTCGGCAATTCGGAGACGAAACCCACTGTGTCGGAGAGGATCGCCTTGTCGATGCCCGGCAGCGAAATCTGCCGCAAGGTCGGGTCCAGCGTGGCGAAGAGCAGATTCTCCGCCATGACGTCAGCGCCGGTTAATCTATTGAAAAGGGTAGATTTTCCAGCATTGGTATAGCCGACCAGCGCGATCACCGGCCACGGTGCGCGCTGGCGCCGGTCGCGGTGGAGCGTACGCGTGCGGCTGACCTGGTCGAGTTCGCGCTTGAGCCGCGCCATGCGATCGCGGATCAGCCGGCGGTCGGCCTCGATCTGGGTCTCACCCGGGCCGCCGAGAAAGCCGAAGCCGCCGCGCTGGCGCTCGAGATGGGTCCAGCTGCGCACCAGCCGGCCGGCCTGGTAATCGAGATGGGCGAGCTCGACCTGCAGTCGGCCCTCGGCGGTGCGCGCGCGCTCGCCGAAGATTTCGAGGATCAGCCCGGTGCGATCGATCACCTTGCAGCCGAGCCCGGTCTCGAGATTGCGCTGCTGTACCGGTGTTAAGGCTGCGTCAAAGACAGCGAGCTGAAGCTCCTGATCTCTAACGGTTTCTGCGATCGCCTCGACCTGGCCCGAGCCGATCAAGGTCCCCGGCTTGGGTTGGCGCAGCTTGACCGCGAGCTTCTCGCGCACTTCGACGCCGATCGCCGCGGCAAGCCCCGCGGTCTCCTCGAGGCGTGCGTCGGCATCGCGCGAGCTGGCGCCCATTTCGGGATAGACGACGATCGCGCGTGCGCCGCGGGCAAACTCGTCGGCGTCGCGATCAAAACCTGTGGACATGGGTGCTCAATCGCCGTCGGGCGCAGTTGTTTCCTCGGCGAGGTTGAGCGGATGCGCCGGCTGGACGGTGGAGACGGCATGCTTGTAGACGAGCTGCGCCATGCCTTCGCGCTGGAGCAGCATGCAGAACAGGTCGAACGCCGCGATCTGGCCTTGCAGCATCACTCCGTTGACGAGGAACATCGTCACGTTTTCCTGCTGCTTGCGCACGGCGTTGAGGAAAATTTCCTGCAAAACCGGGTTCTTGTGCTGGAATTCTCCCGCTGCTTCGAGGAGCGTGGCGAGATCCACCGGGCCTGCCGGCATGATCGTCGAGATGGCGTGCTTGTAGATCAGCTGCGACTGGCCGTCGCGGCGGAGCAGCACCGAGAAATTGTCGAACCAGGTGACGATGCCCTGGAGTTTGACGCCCTTCACGAGAAACATCGTGACCGGCACTTTCGAGCGCCGGAGCGAGTTGAGGAACAGGTCCTGAAGCGAGGTCTGCTTCTCGGCCATGTTGTTTTCCTTCTATTCTTGGCGGGATCATGTCCCGCTTCGCGCCGGTTCCCGGCGTCGGAATGCCGCACCACCTCGGTGCGGAGACTGTAGTCTATTGGTTCCGGGCGCGCGCGTCCAACCTATTCCTCGCGCGTCTCGGTGATCCCGAGCAGCTTGAGCTTGCGGTGCAGCGCCGAGCGCTCCATCCCGATGAAGCTCGCGGTGCGCGAGATATTGCCCGAAAAGCGGCGGATCTGGACGCGAAGATATTCGCGTTCGAAGGTTTCGCGTGCCTCCTTGAGCGGCGCGCCCATGATCGCGTTGGCACCGGTGCCCGCGCTCTCGCCTTGCCGGCCGAGCACTTCGGGGGGCAGCAGGTCGAGATCGATTCGCCCGATCCGGTCGCCCGGCGCGAGGATCACGGTACGCTCGACGACGTTGCGCAACTGGCGGACATTGCCCGGCCATTCATAGCTTTGCAGTGCAACCATCGCGTCCGGGGCGACTTCGGGAGTCGGGACGCGGCGGTCGCTGGCGTAATGCGCGACGAAATGCTCGACGAGCACCGGAATGTCCTCGCGCCGTTCGGTGAGCGGCGGGATCGCGACGGGCACGACGTTGAGCCGGTAATAGAGATCCTCGCGAAAGCGTCCCGCGGCGATCTCCGCCATCAGGTCGCGCGCGGTCGCCGAAACGACGCGCACGTCGACCTTGACGATCCGGGTGCCGCCCACCCGGCTGAAGCTCTGATCGGTGAGCACGCGCAGGATCCGCGCCTGCGTCGCGACCGGCATGTCGGCGATCTCGTCGAGGAACAAGGTGCCGCCATGCGCCTGTTCGAGCAGGCCGGGGCGGACAAGGTCGCCCGCTTCCTCCACTCCGAACAATTCCTCCTCGACGCGTTCCGGCATCATCCGCGCGGCGCTGACGATCACGAAGGGGGCAGCGGTCCGCTGGCTCCAGCCGTGGAGCAATCGCGCCGCGACTTCCTTGCCGACGCCGGCGCCGCCGGTGATCAGCACGCGGCTGCCGGTCGACGCGACTCGCTTGAGCGTGGCGCGCACGGTGTTGATCGCGGCGGAGGAGCCGGTGAGATCGTTGTCGCGGCCTACCGACGCGCGCAGCGACACCACTTCGCGGCGCAGCCGCTCGGTCTCGGTCGCGCGCTCGACGAGCAGCAGCAGCCGCTCGGCCTCGAATGGCTTCTCGATGAAGTCCGAAGCGCCGCGGCGGATCGCGGCGACCGCGGTGTCGATATTGCCGTGCCCCGAGATCACCAGCACCGGGATCGAGGGATCGCGCCGCTTGATCTCGTCGAGCAATTCGAGCCCGTCGAGCCGCGAGCCCTGCAGCCACACGTCGAGCAGCACCAGGCTCGGCCGGCGCTCGGCGATCGCTTCGAGAGTGGCGTCGCTGTCGGCGGCGGCGCGCGTGGCATAGCCCTCGTCCTCCAGCACACCCGCGACGAGTTCGCGGATGTCGCGTTCGTCGTCGACGACGAGGATATCGAGGCTCATCAGGATTTTCCGCTTCTGGTAAGTGCCGGGGCCCTCGGTTCGGCCGGTTCGGCATCATTGTTCTGCTGGGCGAGTCTTTCGAGCGCTTCGGTGTCGAAGCAGATCGTGACGACGGTCCCGCCCCCGTCATGGTCGGTGAAGCCGATCGTACCGCAATGCTCCTCGACGATCTTCTTGACGATCGCGAGGCCGAGGCCGGTGCCGCGGCTGCGCGTCGTCATATAGGGCTCGACGATGCGGTCGCGCTCGACCGGGAGTCCGACGCCGTTGTCGCTGACGATCAGCAGCACGCGCTGGTCGTCTTCCGCGCGGATCGAGAGCAGGATTTCGCCCTGCGGCAGCGCCTGTCCCTCACCGCGCGCCTCGATCGCCTCGACGGCGTTCTTGATCACGTTGGTGAGTGCCTGCCCCATCTGGCGACGGTCGCAGACAAGGCTCGGCGGCTCGTCCGGGGTGTCGAGTTCGAAGCGGATCGCCGGGTGCGCGACTTCGTGGAGGAACATCGACTGGCGCGCGATGTCGAGCAGCGACTCGCGACGGAACAGCGGCTTGGGCATCCGCGCGAAGGACGAGAATTCGTCGACCATCCGCCGCAGATCGCCGACCTGGCGGACGATCGTGCCGGTCAGCTGGCTGAACACCCCTTCCCCGCCCTCGATCTGCTTGCCGTAGCGGCGCTGGAGTCGTTCGGCGGCGAGCTGGATCGGCGTGAGCGGGTTCTTGATCTCGTGCGCGATGCGCCGCGCCACGTCGGACCAGGCCGCGCGGCGCTGGTCGAGCAATTGCTGGGTGATGTCGTCGAAAGTGAGCACCTGCCCCGCTTCGTCCGAAGTGATCTTGACCGCCAGCGTGCGCGCCTCGGCCCCCACGGTGACTTGCGCCACGGCCTCGCGTTCGGGAGCGTCGAGCAGGGCATCGAGCTCGGGCGCGATCCAGACGAGCGGCTTGCCGAGCGACTCCTCCTCGCTTCGCCGCAGCAGCGCCAGTGCCGAGGCATTCATCAGCCGAACCACGCGATCGGCGCCGATCGAGATGACCCCGGCGGAGACCCCCGACATCACTGCCTCGATCAATGCGCGGCGGCTCTCGATCTGCGCGTTGGCGGTGACCAGGGCGTTGGTCTGGCCCTGCAGCTGGTTGGTCATCTGATTGAACGCGCCGGCGAGCACGCCGATCTCGTCCTTCGATTTGCGCTCGGGTACCCGCGCGGTCAGGTCGCCGCCAGCCACTTGCCTTGCTGCCCCCACCAGTTCGTTCACCGGCCGCACCAGCCGGTCCGCCACCTGCAGCGCCACCCACACCGCGATGCCGACAATCAGCAGCGCCAGCACGAGCAGCGCGATGTTGAACTGGAGCTGCAGCGACCGCGAGCGCGTCACCAGCGCGCGATAGTCCGTCAAAACTTGGGCGGCTCGCTCGGTCTGCGGCGATATGCCGCCCAGGCCAGAGGCGCGGCCTGCATAGAGATAGAGATTGCGCGACCCCGGGATGCGCGTGAGCGAGCGGATGCGATCACCTTGCGCATCGGCAACGCTCTGTTTGCCTTGGTCGAGTTGCTTGAGTGCGCTGCGATTGATCTCCTTTTCGAGATCGCGCTCATAGGGGTTCACCAGTGCGATCGCCTGGATCTGCCCGTCGGCCGCGACCGTGAAGATGATCGCCTCGGATAAGCTGCGCACATAGACCTGTCCGCCGAAGATCTGCTGAAAATTGATGCTGTCGGGAGGATATTCGTTGAGCGCATTCGAAACGTCATTCGCCATGGCGACGGTCTCGCGATCAACGAAGCCAAGCAGCTGGCGATAGGATTCCTGCGCCAGCGCCTGGGCGTTCTCGATCATGCTCCGCGGCCGGTCCGAGACCCAGAACGCGACGCCATATTGAAACAGCAGCGACGCGATCACCGCCACCAGCAGCGTCGGGACGCTCGCCAGCACCGAGAAAATCGCGACGAGGCGGACATGCAACTGCCCTTCCCCGCCGGCGGTCGACGAAGCGGCGCGGTGGCGGGCGGCACGGCGTCCGATCAGCACCAACAGCGCGACGCCCGGAACAAGATTGGCGACGAGCAGAAGCGCCACTAGAGGCGGCGAAAGCAGCCGCTCTGGCGAGCGCTCGCCGCTGACCACGAAATAGCTGATGATGGCGATCGCTACTGCGGCAAACAGCACCCCGGCCTCGACTGCAGGTGTGACGCTCAGCCGCCGTTTGCGCGGTGCAGCTTCGGCAATCTGCTCGGTCACGGCATCCATCGTGGCCAGGATACAACGATATTGTGGCCGAAAGAACACATAATTTGGGGCTAACCGTCGCTAATCGGTACCGCCCGGTCGATCCGCCATGTCGATCCCCAGCGTGTCGAGTCGCTTGCGCAGCGTGTTGCGGTTGATCCCCAGCGCACGGGCGGCGCGCAGCTGGTTGTTCTGGTGGCGTGCCAGCATCGCCTCGATCAGCGGGCGCTCGACTTCGCCGATGATCCGCTCGTACAGGCTGCCGTCGTCGAGCGCGTGCGGTTCCTCGATCGCCATCCGGTCGAGCCGGGCGCGGACCGCGGCGTCGATCCCGGCGTCGCGCGCCGCCGGCTGGAAGCTCCCCGCTTCGCCGATCGCGCGGCGGATCGCGTCGGCGTCGATCCATTCGTCGCGGCTGAGCGCGGCGATGCGCCGCATCAGATTTTCGAGCTCGCGGACATTGCCGGGCCAGTCATAGCCTTCGAGCACCGCCATCGCCCCCTGATCGAGCTGTTTGCGGGGCAGGCCTGCTTCGGCGGCACGATCGAGGAAATGTCGGGCGAGCAGAGGCACGTCCTGGCGACGTTCGCGTAGCGCCGGCAGGCTCACCGGCACGACGTTGAGCCGGTAGAACAAATCCTCGCGGAACTGGCCGGCCTGGACGAGCTGGGTCAAATCCTTGTTGGTCGCCGCGACGATGCGGACATCGGCGCGGATCGTCCGCGCGCCACCCACCGTGGTGAATTCGCCCGACTGGAGCACACGGAGCAGCCTTGTCTGCGCGTCCATCGGCATGTCGCCGATCTCGTCGAGGAACAGGGTGCCCCCCGCTGCCTGTTCGAACTTGCCGGCCACCCTTGTGGCAGCTCCCGTGAAGGCGCCGCGCTCGTGCCCGAACAATTCGGCCTCGATCAGGTCGCGCGGGATCGCCGCCATGTTGAGCGCGACGAAGGGCGCACGGCGGCGCGGACCGAGCTCGTGAATCGCTTGGGCGACCAATTCCTTGCCGGTGCCCGATTCGCCCGAGATCAGCACGGTCAGATCGTTCGAGACCACCCGCGCGATCACCCGATACACTTCCTGCATCGCCGGCGAGCGGCCGATCAGCGCAGTGCCGCCGCCGATCTCGGCCTCTTCGAGCGCAGCCGGCTGGCGCTGCCGCCGGGCGATCGCGCCGCGCACGGCCTGCGCCAGCACATCGAGGTCGAAGGGCTTGGGCAGATAGTCGAACGCGCCGACTTCGGTCGCGCGAACTGCGGTGGCGAGGGTGTTCTGCGCCGAGAAGATGATGATCGGCAGCTCGGGGTGCTCGGTGGCGAGCCCGGCGGCGACATCGAGCCCGTTGCCGTCGGGCAGCACGACATCGGTCACCAGCACATCGGGTACGCCGGCGGCCAGCGCCCGGCGCAACTCTGCGATGCTGGCGGCGGTAGTGACCCGGTGCCCCTCGCGCTTGAGCGCCGCCGCAGCAACCGTGCGGATCGCGGCGTCGTCGTCGACGATCAGGACCGTGCCGTTCATGCCGCCCTCGGCAACAGGATGCGGAACACGGTGACTTCGGGTTCGCGCTCGCGGCCATATTGGACGATTCCGCCCATGTCGCGGACCAGTTTCTCGACCAATGGCAACCCCAATCCCTTCCCTTCCGGATTGCCCGATACGAACGGCTCGAACAAATGCTCGGCGATGTCGGCCGGCGCGCCCGGGCCATTGTCGATGACGAGGATCTCGATCGGCAACGGCTGACGCGGGCGTCCGGCGCCGGTGCTCACCGACATGCCGTGGCGATAGGCGGTCGCCAGCGTGATCCGCGGCCGATCGCGCCCGCCCAACACTTCGGCCGCGTTCTTGAGCAGATTGAGCAGCACCTGGAGGAAGGCGTCGGGATCGATCAGCACCGGCGGCAGCGAGGGATCGAAATGCTCCTCGATCGAAATGCCGCGCGCGAACCCTGCGAGCGCGACGCGCCGGGCGTGATCGAGCAAAGGGTAGATGTTGGTCGGCGCTAGCTTGAGCGGACGGGTGTCGGTGAAGTCCTGCATCCGGTCAATCAGCGCAACGATGCGGTCGACTTCGGTGGTGATCAGCTGGGTGAGCTCGGCATCCTCACCGGCGCTCTGCAGCAGCTGCGCGGCGCCGCGAATGCCCGAAAGCGGGTTCTTGATCTCGTGCGCCAGCATCGCCGCCGCGCCCACTGCCGCGCGCGCGCCCGCAGTGCGATCGGCACCTTGCGCCACCGGGCGAGACTGGGGCGCATGGTGGAGCGTGACGATCCGCCAGCCGGGCTGGTCGGCGATCGGCGCCTCGACGAAATCGACCCGAATGCGCGGACCGCGGACCGCTTCGATCTCGATGTCGAACGCCGCGAAGCCATGCCCGTCGCGCCGGTCGGCATAATCCTCGGGCGGGCGCAGCACCGCGTCATAAGGCTGCCCGACCATCGTGGTCTCGCTATGGTTGAGCAGCAATTCGCACGCCGAATTGGCGTGAGCGATGCGGCCGTCGGGATCGATCACCAGCACCGCGACGGGAAGCGCGGCGAACAGGTCGCCGAAGCCAGGTCCCTTTACCGGTTCCGGCCTGGCGCGCCTCAGGCCGCCGCGCGCGAAGACCATGGCGCGTAGAATTCGGCGAGCATGTCGAGCACACGCACGGGATCTGCGATCTTGTTGACGTTGTTGCGGAACTCGGCCGAGCCGTGGATGCCCCTGGTGTACCAGCCGATATGCTTGCGCATCATGTTGACGCCGACCTCGTTGCCATAATGGCCGAGGGTGTCGACATAATGCTCTACGATCACGCGATATTGTTCGTCCAGCGAAGGCTCGGCGCGCGCGGGCTTGCCGGTCAGCGCGTCCATCACCTGACGCAGGATCCACGGTTTGCCATAGGCCCCGCGGCCGATCATCACTCCGTCCGCGCCCGACTGCGTCAGCGCAGCCTCGGCATCCTCGACGGTGCAGATGTCGCCATTGGCGATCACGGGGATCGACACCGCATCCTTGACCGTGCGGATGAAGCCCCAGTCGGCCGAGCCCTTGTACATCTGGTTGCGGGTGCGGCCATGGACGGTGATCATCTTCGCGCCAAGATCCTCGGCGATATGCGCGAGTTCGGGCGCGTTGAGGCTGGCATGATCCCAGCCCATCCGCATCTTGACCGTGACAGGAACGCTGACTGCCTTGACGCACGCCTCGATCAGCGACCCGGCGAGCTTGAGGTCGCGCATCAGCGCCGAGCCCGCGTCGCCGCTGGTCACCTTGCGCACCGGGCAGCCCATGTTGATGTCGACGATCGCGGCGCCGCGATCCTCGCTCAGCTTCGCCGCCTCGGCCATTTCGTGCGGCGTGCAACCGACGAGCTGCATCGACACCGGATCCTCGATCGGATCCCATGCGAATTTCTGGAGCGACTGGCGGGTCTCGCGGATCGCGGCCTGGCTGGCGACCATCTCGGTGACGTTGAGCCCCGAACCATAGCGCCGCACGATCCGGCGGAACGGCAAATCGGTGACACCGGTCATCGGCGCGAGCAGCACCGGGGCTTCGACCCGGACGGGGCCGATCTGGATGGGGGCGAGTTCGCGCATGATCTGCCTGAAAAATAGGCAGCGACGCCTAGCCGCACAAGCCTGGATTGGCAAGCCGGGGCTTCCCGCTATCGGGCGATGCTCGGACCCCGGAGGTACCGGTGGGTCCATTCCCCTCGAACCCGTTTGCCCTCGCCGTTGCGTGCCGGGTCAAAGCGGGCACGACGGCGCAAGATCGAGCAGAGCGCGCGATCCCAATCGCGCGAGCCGCTCGAATCGATGACACGGCAGCCAATAGCCCTTCCACTCGACGCGACCGTCAGCTCGACATCCGCCCCTCCGCGCTGCTCGATTAGTCTGGCCGGGTAATCCGCAGTCCGGAGCCATGTCTGGGGGGCACCACGCGGTGCCGCGGCACGTGGATACAATGGTTCGCTGTAGGACCAGTCAGCGCCGCAATCAGAACAGTCTTCAGGCAAAGCCTTTCGCACCCAGCTCGTGGGCAGCGTCCATACGAGGCTGTAATTCCAGCGATCGGGCGCCGGCCTGCCATTCTTTCCGATCGCAGGAATGAAGCGCGCGCGACGGGTCATGAGCGTGCAACTGCGCTCGTCGAGAAGTTTCGAGCCGCTGGATGCCAGCAGGCTGCAGTCCGAGACACGTCCATCGGCGCCAATCCGCAGCAGCACGCCGACATGCCCTTGTTGCTCGGCGCGCCATGCCGCGCGGGGATAGTCGTCCTCCCCCATCCACAGCGACGGATCACCCTGCGGTTTCGCGCGAGCCGCGAGATCGGGCACAAGCGGCACGTCCGGCGCGCCCTTGCCCCTCTGCGCGTAGGCGGGGAACGACGCGGCGAGCACAGCGAGAGTCATGAGGAACAAACGGAACATGGCATTCCCCCCGGCACCGCCCCCCGCGGCGCAGGCAGGCTACCACTCGCCACCGGCATCGGCTAGGCGCCGGCTATGAAGACCGCCGCTCTGATCGTCGCCGCCGGGCAGGGCCTGCGCACGGGCGGCAGCGTTCCCAAGCAGTTCGCCTGGCTCGCCGGCAAGCCGATGCTCGCGCACAGTTACGCCGCTTTGGCGTCGCACCCGGCGGTGGACGCGGTGCTGGTGGTGATCGGCCCGGGCCAGGAGGACGCGCTACGCCTCGCGCTGGGCGACGTGCCGTTCGCTATCGGTGGAGCAAGCCGCCGCGAAAGCGTCCGCAATGGTCTGGAGAAACTTGCCGGCGCCGAGCGCGTGCTGATCCACGATGCCGCCCGCCCCTTTCTGTCGCACGCGGTGATCGACGCGCTGCTCGCCGCACTGGAGACGCATCAAGGCGCCCTGCCCGCTTTGCCGGTCGCCGACACGCTGGCGCGCGGCGGCGAGGCGCTGGGCGAAACCGTGCCCCGCGATGGCCTGATCCGCGTTCAGACCCCGCAGGCGTTTCGAACCGCGGCGCTCCGTGACGCGCACGACGCCTGGCCCGGGGACCGCGAAGCCACCGACGACGCGCAGATGGTCCGCGCGCTGGGCCATGCGATCGCCCTCGTTCCCGGAGACAGTGCGCTGGAAAAGATCACCCACCCCGCCGACTTCGCCGCCGCCGAGGCGCGCCACGCCGCTGCGATGCGCGTCCGCACCGCGCAGGGCTATGACGTCCATCGCTTCGCGGAGGGCGAGGAATTGTGGCTCGGCGGCGTGCCGGTCCCGCACAGCAAGGGCCTGTCGGGGCATAGCGACGCCGATGTCGTCCTCCATGCGATCACCGACGCGCTGCTCGGAACGATCGCCGCAGGCGATATCGGCTTGCATTTCCCGCCGAGCGACCCGCAATGGCGTGGGCAGCGCTCGGCGCGTTTCCTCGAACACGCCGCCGGGCTGATCGCCGGGCAAGGCGGGATCATCGACTTCATCGACGTGACGATCATTTGCGAGGCGCCCAGGATCGGCCCACATCGCGAGGCGATCCGCGCGAGCATCGCGGCGATCCTGTGCATCTCCGAGTCGCAGGTCAGCGTGAAGGCCACCACCACCGAGCGGCTCGGCTTCACCGGGCGTGGCGAGGGCATGGCCGCTCAGGCGATTGCGACCGTCCGAGTGCCTGCGGACAACGCCTGACTCGCCATCGAAACATCTCGGTGGCACAGGGCC
Protein-coding regions in this window:
- a CDS encoding bifunctional 2-C-methyl-D-erythritol 4-phosphate cytidylyltransferase/2-C-methyl-D-erythritol 2,4-cyclodiphosphate synthase — translated: MKTAALIVAAGQGLRTGGSVPKQFAWLAGKPMLAHSYAALASHPAVDAVLVVIGPGQEDALRLALGDVPFAIGGASRRESVRNGLEKLAGAERVLIHDAARPFLSHAVIDALLAALETHQGALPALPVADTLARGGEALGETVPRDGLIRVQTPQAFRTAALRDAHDAWPGDREATDDAQMVRALGHAIALVPGDSALEKITHPADFAAAEARHAAAMRVRTAQGYDVHRFAEGEELWLGGVPVPHSKGLSGHSDADVVLHAITDALLGTIAAGDIGLHFPPSDPQWRGQRSARFLEHAAGLIAGQGGIIDFIDVTIICEAPRIGPHREAIRASIAAILCISESQVSVKATTTERLGFTGRGEGMAAQAIATVRVPADNA
- a CDS encoding TonB family protein yields the protein MFRLFLMTLAVLAASFPAYAQRGKGAPDVPLVPDLAARAKPQGDPSLWMGEDDYPRAAWRAEQQGHVGVLLRIGADGRVSDCSLLASSGSKLLDERSCTLMTRRARFIPAIGKNGRPAPDRWNYSLVWTLPTSWVRKALPEDCSDCGADWSYSEPLYPRAAAPRGAPQTWLRTADYPARLIEQRGGADVELTVASSGRAIGCRVIDSSGSRDWDRALCSILRRRARFDPARNGEGKRVRGEWTHRYLRGPSIAR